A single window of Bacteroidales bacterium DNA harbors:
- a CDS encoding putative phage abortive infection protein, with protein sequence MIIMCCYDSLFDLEINWEAITACGTVALAIITISLAFAAIKQLKDIRTNSAENIIMKQIEFHYKIVEGIKSKEMGQGEDAFKFMYTLLAKSYFSNYDIIRNDDESIKSNIGIAYSDLHRRHGNLLGHYYRNLYRTFKNINDTKIKGFNKNRYAKLVRAQLSEYEILLLFYNCLWVGDDDKFKKLVQDYGLLEGINYDKLLDRRHDNLYLETAFGNDFI encoded by the coding sequence ATGATAATAATGTGTTGCTACGATTCCTTATTTGATTTAGAAATAAACTGGGAAGCAATTACTGCTTGCGGAACAGTTGCACTTGCAATTATAACTATTTCCCTTGCATTTGCAGCAATTAAACAACTTAAAGATATTCGGACAAATTCAGCGGAAAATATTATTATGAAACAAATAGAATTTCATTATAAAATAGTAGAAGGAATAAAGTCAAAGGAAATGGGACAAGGTGAAGACGCATTTAAATTTATGTACACTTTATTGGCAAAATCTTATTTTTCTAACTATGATATTATTAGAAATGATGATGAAAGCATAAAAAGCAACATTGGTATTGCTTATAGTGATTTACATAGAAGACATGGCAATCTGTTAGGTCATTATTATAGAAATTTATACAGAACTTTCAAAAATATAAATGATACAAAAATTAAAGGATTTAACAAAAATCGTTATGCTAAACTTGTTAGAGCACAACTATCGGAATATGAAATTTTATTGTTATTCTATAACTGTTTATGGGTTGGTGATGATGACAAATTTAAAAAATTGGTTCAAGATTATGGACTATTAGAAGGCATAAATTATGATAAGCTTTTAGATAGGAGACATGATAATTTATATTTAGAAACTGCATTTGGAAATGATTTTATATAG
- a CDS encoding DUF87 domain-containing protein, translating into MSEYKIGKVVSVSADTINISLCDHSDLEETIFGVPENMNVTIDTSCGPVPVLIGQPGTFVMVSIPNGMLLSMITDISMKETSASSSEVKKVELQNEYLIQNLQRIISVIPVGTIDASGNFERGTDILPTVNNDVFAVLPETIDKVYESFAEGNFSIGELSLIKNQDAKINLDSFLSRHAAILGQTGGGKSWTVASILQCIANFPKSTVVLFDLHSEYKNAFGDYAEYIDAGELEFPYWLMKSEELLGLMVDRSESAAPNQIAKFKELLQTAKENHAENKTLGIPKITIDTPVFFDFKSILDEFRRLNTEMVTGTKGLKQGDLYGQFSRLLMRIDSRLLDRRYDLIFNPKMYNTSASMETLFQKILGEDKQPKKVIIIDMSSIPFDVRNSVISLILRCLFDFAYWYKKVNSKAYPISVFCDEAHIYFNDNDTNSEAARLSAERIAKEGRKYGISLTVISQRPREVSATILSQCNTFLCLRISNPDDQSYVKNLLPDSIRGIVSMFSNLRRGECILLGDSVIMPTRIKIRKPNPTPNSDDTSFFKEWNKPHEEILFAPVLKAWRNQQA; encoded by the coding sequence GTGTTTCAGCCGACACTATTAATATCTCACTTTGCGACCATTCAGATTTGGAAGAAACAATTTTCGGTGTTCCGGAAAATATGAATGTAACAATAGATACTTCTTGTGGTCCCGTACCTGTTTTAATAGGGCAACCCGGTACATTTGTTATGGTTTCAATTCCTAATGGTATGCTTCTTTCAATGATAACTGATATTTCGATGAAAGAAACATCTGCCTCAAGCAGTGAAGTTAAAAAGGTGGAATTACAAAATGAATACTTAATTCAAAACCTACAAAGAATTATTTCCGTAATACCTGTTGGAACAATAGATGCGTCAGGTAATTTTGAAAGAGGCACAGACATATTACCCACCGTGAATAACGATGTCTTTGCCGTTTTACCTGAAACAATTGACAAGGTATATGAATCTTTCGCTGAAGGAAATTTTTCTATTGGTGAATTATCTTTAATAAAAAATCAAGATGCGAAAATAAATCTCGATTCTTTTTTATCAAGACACGCTGCAATTTTGGGACAAACAGGCGGTGGTAAATCGTGGACTGTCGCATCAATACTTCAATGTATAGCTAATTTTCCAAAATCAACAGTTGTATTATTCGACCTCCATAGTGAATATAAAAATGCTTTTGGCGATTATGCTGAATACATTGATGCCGGAGAATTGGAATTTCCTTATTGGTTAATGAAAAGCGAGGAGCTATTAGGTTTAATGGTTGATAGAAGCGAATCAGCAGCTCCAAATCAAATTGCAAAATTTAAAGAATTGCTACAGACAGCGAAAGAAAATCATGCAGAAAACAAAACGCTTGGTATTCCAAAAATAACTATTGATACACCTGTTTTCTTTGATTTCAAATCAATACTTGACGAATTTAGAAGACTCAATACTGAAATGGTTACTGGCACAAAAGGTCTTAAACAAGGAGATTTATATGGGCAATTCAGCAGGTTGTTGATGCGAATAGATTCACGTCTTTTGGACAGGAGATATGATTTAATTTTTAATCCAAAGATGTATAATACTTCTGCATCAATGGAAACTCTTTTTCAAAAAATTTTAGGAGAGGATAAGCAACCTAAAAAAGTAATTATTATTGATATGAGTTCGATTCCTTTTGATGTTCGCAATTCTGTAATTTCCCTTATTTTGAGATGCCTTTTTGATTTTGCTTATTGGTATAAAAAGGTAAATTCAAAAGCATATCCAATTTCCGTATTCTGTGATGAAGCCCATATTTATTTTAATGATAATGACACTAACTCTGAAGCTGCTCGTTTATCAGCCGAAAGAATTGCAAAAGAAGGCAGAAAATATGGAATTAGTTTAACGGTAATTAGTCAGAGACCGCGGGAAGTATCGGCAACAATCTTATCTCAATGTAACACATTTCTATGTTTGAGAATTTCAAATCCTGATGACCAGTCGTATGTGAAAAATCTTTTGCCTGATTCTATAAGGGGTATTGTAAGTATGTTTTCAAATTTAAGAAGAGGTGAATGTATTTTATTGGGTGATTCTGTAATTATGCCAACAAGAATTAAAATTAGAAAACCAAACCCAACTCCCAATAGTGATGATACATCATTTTTCAAAGAATGGAATAAACCTCATGAAGAAATTTTGTTTGCACCAGTTCTTAAAGCATGGAGAAATCAACAAGCATAA
- a CDS encoding type I restriction endonuclease, with the protein MTTDTSEKGLENIIEKHLCNEANYRQAFPNDYDRDLCLNKRLLFEFIKETQPEAFETIIKRGEDKFFKRLTEQIKQRGIIDVLRKGVKDLDLTIQLYYKLPVSDLNPKSIKQYESNIFSVTRQLHYSLSNNNSLDMVILLNGLPLITFELKNQWTGQNVKNAIKQYQTDRDPKEPVFQFGRCMVHFAVDSDLVYMATQLNGLNTFFLPFNKGVNNGAGNPVNPNGLKTDYLWKEILTKETLSNIIENYAQIVEETDEDTGKIKRKLIFPRYHQLKVVHNLLSHAKINGIGHKYLIQHSAGSGKSNSITWLSHQLVGLHDTTNSAPVFDSIIIVTDRRVLDKQIRDNIKQFSQVKGVVEAITEGSQQLKTALEDGKKIIITTVQKFPYIIDEIGILQAKKFAIIIDEAHSSQSGETASKMNWVLSDKGEQYENNDEAEDETIEDTEDIINKLIQQRKMLKNASYFAFTATPKNKTLETFGIKGTDGKFYPFDLYSMKQAIEEEFILDVVKNYTTYQSYYKLNKAVEGNPLYETHQAQKKLRAFVESNPFSIKEKAKVMLDHFHSEVRKQIKGQAKAMIVSKSINNAIQYYKAFNEYLHEINSPFKAIVAFSGKRTIDGVEMDEAKINGFPSGEIPKVFKKSEYKFLIVTNKFQTGFDQPLLHTMYVDKKLRDVQAVQTLSRLNRAYKPYKTDTFVLDFFNSVDDIKESFEPFYITTILSQETDANKLNDLQDALDKAQVYSKEDIINFTDLYFKNAERTELDPIIDKCAEIYRSELNEESQVDFFVKAKSFNRTYAFLSKLLSFNNSYWERLYWFLKFLMPKIKPTENEDLAKGLLEAIDLDSYRLTRITTDTIKLDGGGELEPTPPIMRSGGTDHEFNPLEIIINEFNTRYGINNWTDNDKVKRFLFEQLPADLAKDEATVNAVKNSDKQNAKITSDKKVEDLMQDVVFTYTDLYKKFADDQDFKRQYLDFVFNKIWETNHTQTRV; encoded by the coding sequence ATGACAACAGACACATCAGAAAAAGGTCTTGAAAACATTATAGAAAAGCACTTATGTAACGAAGCAAATTACAGACAGGCATTTCCTAATGATTACGACAGAGACCTTTGTTTAAATAAACGTTTATTATTTGAGTTTATAAAAGAAACTCAACCCGAAGCATTTGAAACCATTATTAAACGTGGCGAAGATAAATTTTTCAAACGCCTTACAGAACAAATAAAACAACGTGGAATTATTGATGTACTTCGCAAAGGTGTTAAAGATTTGGATTTAACCATTCAGTTGTATTATAAATTGCCTGTTTCCGACCTCAATCCAAAATCAATAAAACAATACGAATCAAATATATTTTCCGTTACTCGTCAGTTGCATTATAGTTTGAGCAATAATAATTCATTGGATATGGTAATACTTTTAAACGGATTACCGCTAATAACCTTTGAATTAAAAAACCAATGGACTGGTCAAAATGTAAAAAATGCTATAAAACAATACCAAACCGACAGAGACCCAAAAGAGCCGGTGTTCCAATTTGGCAGATGTATGGTGCATTTTGCAGTTGATTCCGATTTGGTATATATGGCAACACAACTTAATGGATTAAATACTTTTTTTCTTCCTTTCAATAAAGGAGTTAATAATGGTGCCGGAAACCCTGTAAATCCTAATGGTTTAAAAACCGATTATCTTTGGAAAGAAATTTTAACAAAAGAAACACTCAGCAATATAATTGAAAATTACGCACAAATTGTTGAAGAAACAGACGAGGACACAGGAAAAATAAAACGCAAATTAATTTTCCCTCGTTACCACCAGTTAAAAGTAGTCCACAACCTATTATCTCATGCTAAAATAAATGGCATCGGACATAAATATTTAATACAACATTCAGCCGGCTCGGGCAAATCAAATTCTATTACTTGGCTTTCGCACCAATTAGTAGGGCTACACGACACAACAAATTCCGCACCTGTTTTCGATAGCATAATTATAGTTACCGACCGCAGAGTATTAGACAAACAAATAAGAGACAATATAAAACAGTTCTCGCAGGTTAAAGGAGTTGTTGAAGCAATTACAGAAGGAAGCCAACAATTGAAAACTGCTTTAGAAGATGGAAAGAAAATAATTATTACTACTGTTCAGAAATTTCCATATATCATTGATGAAATCGGAATTTTGCAAGCAAAGAAATTCGCAATAATTATTGACGAAGCTCATAGCAGTCAAAGCGGCGAAACGGCATCAAAAATGAATTGGGTTCTTTCCGATAAAGGCGAACAATACGAGAACAACGATGAAGCCGAAGACGAAACGATTGAAGACACAGAAGATATTATTAATAAATTAATTCAGCAACGTAAAATGCTGAAAAATGCAAGCTATTTCGCTTTCACGGCAACACCAAAAAATAAAACACTTGAAACATTTGGAATAAAAGGCACTGATGGAAAATTTTATCCATTCGACCTTTATTCAATGAAACAAGCTATTGAAGAAGAATTTATTCTTGATGTTGTAAAAAATTATACCACATATCAATCATATTACAAACTCAACAAAGCCGTTGAAGGAAACCCTTTATACGAAACACATCAGGCACAAAAGAAACTCAGAGCTTTTGTTGAGAGCAATCCTTTTTCAATAAAAGAAAAAGCAAAAGTAATGCTTGACCATTTCCACTCCGAAGTCCGCAAACAAATTAAAGGACAAGCAAAAGCAATGATTGTAAGCAAATCAATAAATAATGCAATTCAATACTACAAAGCTTTTAATGAGTATTTGCATGAAATAAACTCTCCGTTTAAAGCTATCGTAGCATTTTCAGGCAAACGCACAATTGACGGAGTTGAAATGGACGAAGCAAAAATAAACGGTTTTCCAAGCGGAGAGATACCGAAAGTATTCAAGAAAAGTGAATATAAATTTTTAATTGTCACAAATAAATTTCAAACCGGATTCGACCAACCTCTTTTGCATACTATGTATGTTGATAAGAAATTAAGAGATGTTCAGGCGGTACAAACTCTATCCCGATTGAATAGAGCATATAAGCCCTATAAAACAGACACATTTGTTTTGGACTTTTTTAATTCCGTTGACGACATAAAAGAATCTTTTGAACCATTCTATATTACAACAATTTTGAGTCAGGAAACAGACGCAAATAAATTAAATGACTTGCAAGACGCATTAGATAAAGCACAAGTATATAGCAAAGAAGATATAATCAATTTTACTGACTTATATTTTAAAAATGCAGAGAGAACCGAATTAGACCCGATAATAGATAAATGTGCAGAAATATATAGAAGCGAACTCAACGAAGAAAGTCAGGTTGATTTTTTTGTTAAAGCAAAATCATTCAATCGTACTTATGCTTTTCTTTCAAAATTACTTTCATTCAACAACAGTTATTGGGAACGGCTTTACTGGTTTCTGAAATTTTTAATGCCTAAAATAAAACCAACGGAAAATGAAGATTTAGCTAAAGGTTTATTAGAAGCAATTGATTTAGACAGCTACCGATTAACAAGAATTACCACTGACACTATAAAATTAGATGGTGGCGGAGAATTAGAACCAACACCTCCAATTATGCGAAGCGGTGGAACAGACCATGAGTTTAATCCTTTGGAAATTATTATCAATGAATTTAACACCCGATATGGTATCAACAACTGGACAGATAATGATAAGGTAAAAAGATTTTTATTTGAGCAATTACCTGCCGACCTTGCAAAAGACGAAGCAACTGTTAATGCCGTAAAAAATTCAGACAAACAAAATGCAAAAATTACTTCCGATAAAAAAGTTGAGGATTTAATGCAAGATGTTGTTTTTACTTATACTGATTTATATAAGAAGTTTGCGGACGACCAAGATTTCAAACGTCAATATTTAGATTTTGTGTTTAATAAAATCTGGGAAACAAATCATACGCAAACTCGTGTTTAG
- the murA gene encoding UDP-N-acetylglucosamine 1-carboxyvinyltransferase, producing the protein MSSFEIIGGKELKGELIPQGAKNEALQVICATILTSEKVKISNIPDIRDINNLIALLAKLGVKIDNTVKGEFVFCAENIDLAYLNSEDFKNKATSLRGSVMLTGALLGRFGKAYILKPGGDKIGRRRLDTHFIGLQNLGATFSYDAKDDIYKIEAKELKGCYMLLDEASVTGTANIILAAVLAKGKTTIFNAACEPYIQQLCEMLNRMGAEISGIGSNLLTIEGVTSLKGTEHKLLPDMIEVGSFIGLAAMTSSEINIKDVKYEHLGIIPEVFKRLGIKIEKRSDDIFVPRQENYEIENFIDGSIMTIADAPWPGFTPDLLSVILVVATQAKGSLLIHQKMFESRLFFVDKLIDMGAKIILCDPHRATVIGLNHQYHLRGIEMTSPDIRAGVSLLIAALSADGKSVIHNVEQIDRGYQNIDLRLNAIGAEIKRV; encoded by the coding sequence ATGAGTTCATTTGAAATTATTGGTGGAAAAGAACTTAAAGGAGAACTTATTCCACAGGGTGCTAAAAATGAAGCATTGCAGGTAATTTGTGCAACAATTCTTACTTCCGAAAAAGTAAAAATTTCAAATATTCCCGACATACGCGATATAAATAATCTCATTGCCCTTCTTGCAAAGCTCGGTGTAAAGATTGATAATACTGTAAAAGGCGAATTCGTTTTTTGTGCTGAAAATATTGATTTAGCATATCTTAATTCCGAAGATTTTAAAAATAAAGCTACAAGCTTGCGTGGTTCGGTAATGCTCACAGGTGCATTGCTCGGACGTTTTGGCAAAGCATATATTTTAAAACCCGGAGGTGATAAAATCGGAAGACGCCGTTTGGATACTCACTTTATAGGCTTGCAAAACCTCGGTGCAACTTTTTCTTATGATGCAAAAGATGACATTTATAAAATTGAAGCAAAAGAACTGAAGGGTTGCTATATGCTTCTCGACGAAGCTTCGGTAACGGGTACAGCAAATATCATTCTTGCAGCAGTGTTGGCAAAAGGCAAAACAACTATTTTTAACGCTGCCTGTGAACCGTATATACAGCAGCTTTGCGAAATGCTTAACAGGATGGGAGCAGAAATTTCAGGTATCGGCTCCAATTTATTAACCATTGAAGGTGTAACTTCTTTGAAAGGCACCGAACACAAATTATTGCCCGACATGATTGAAGTCGGCAGTTTTATTGGACTTGCCGCTATGACAAGTTCAGAAATAAATATTAAAGATGTGAAATATGAACATCTTGGAATCATACCTGAAGTGTTCAAACGCCTTGGAATTAAAATAGAAAAACGCAGCGATGATATTTTTGTTCCCAGACAAGAAAATTATGAAATTGAAAATTTTATAGATGGTTCAATAATGACAATTGCCGACGCACCTTGGCCCGGATTCACTCCCGATTTGCTGAGTGTTATACTCGTTGTTGCCACTCAGGCAAAAGGAAGTTTATTAATACATCAGAAAATGTTTGAAAGTCGTTTGTTTTTTGTTGACAAGCTTATCGATATGGGTGCAAAAATAATTTTATGCGACCCTCACCGTGCTACTGTTATCGGTTTAAACCATCAGTATCATTTACGCGGAATAGAAATGACTTCGCCCGACATACGCGCAGGTGTATCACTTCTCATTGCCGCATTATCAGCCGATGGGAAAAGTGTAATTCACAATGTTGAACAAATCGATCGCGGATATCAGAATATCGACTTGCGTTTGAATGCTATTGGTGCAGAAATTAAAAGAGTTTAA
- a CDS encoding DUF4290 domain-containing protein gives MEYNSTRSKLVMREYGRNIQKMVEYAMTVEDKEKRNNVVRSIIGVMGQLHTHLRDVADFKHKLWDHLFIISDFNLEVDSPYPIIQKQDIFKKPERISYSNPRDIKFRYYGKTIDKMIQKVCEMEDNQEKEMLVNVIANHLKKSYLTWNRESVTDDLINEHLGILSNGKLKLSENMRLYNTNDILARNRKKKKITIPSNSSSSNNKYSNHRTNNNNIQSNKF, from the coding sequence ATGGAATACAACAGCACCCGTTCAAAACTTGTAATGCGTGAGTACGGCAGAAATATACAGAAAATGGTAGAATACGCAATGACCGTAGAAGACAAGGAAAAACGCAATAATGTAGTTCGTTCAATTATCGGAGTTATGGGACAACTACACACACACCTCAGAGATGTCGCTGATTTTAAACATAAACTATGGGACCATCTTTTTATAATTTCCGACTTCAATCTTGAAGTTGATTCACCATATCCAATTATTCAAAAGCAGGATATCTTCAAAAAACCTGAACGAATTTCATACAGCAATCCCCGTGATATTAAATTTCGTTATTATGGAAAAACTATTGATAAAATGATTCAGAAAGTGTGCGAAATGGAAGATAATCAGGAAAAGGAAATGCTGGTAAATGTAATTGCCAATCATCTGAAAAAATCATATCTTACTTGGAACAGAGAATCCGTAACTGATGACCTTATTAATGAACATCTCGGTATTTTATCAAACGGGAAATTGAAATTATCGGAAAATATGCGGTTGTATAATACCAACGACATACTTGCAAGAAACAGAAAGAAAAAGAAAATAACTATTCCAAGCAATAGCAGTAGCAGCAACAATAAATACAGCAATCACAGAACAAACAACAATAATATCCAAAGCAATAAATTTTAA
- a CDS encoding DUF2905 domain-containing protein, whose protein sequence is MQNTGKTIIIIGIIIIVIGLIVYFFGNKLNWFGNLPGDIKIKKENFSLYFPITTMVLISIILSLILWLIKKI, encoded by the coding sequence ATGCAAAACACAGGAAAGACAATAATAATCATAGGTATAATAATTATAGTTATTGGGCTGATTGTTTATTTTTTCGGCAATAAATTAAATTGGTTTGGCAATTTGCCCGGTGATATAAAAATAAAAAAAGAAAATTTCTCTCTTTATTTTCCTATAACAACAATGGTTTTAATAAGCATTATATTAAGTTTAATTTTGTGGCTTATAAAGAAAATTTAA
- a CDS encoding virulence RhuM family protein — protein sequence MSKKVIQAKEGLNEILLYTTLNGKVKVEIFLHNENIWLTQQKIADLFGVERSVVTKHLLNIYTENELVKESTCAKIAQVQIEGNRTVNRQVEFYNLDAIISVGYRVNSTQATHFRIWATERLKEYIIKGFTMDDDRLKNPNNIFGKDYFEEQLARIRDIRSSERRFYQKITDIYSQCSADYDVNTQITKDFFATVQNKLHWAITGQTAAELIAARANSSKENMGLTSWKNAPQGNIIKTDVGIAKNYLNETELDGLNRIVTMYLDYAETQAKKGIVMFMKNWIEKLDAFLKFNEEAILKHQGKVSHEVAVKLAEQEYEKYRIIQDKLYESDFDKEVKKITSKSTKKLKEK from the coding sequence ATGTCTAAAAAAGTTATACAAGCAAAAGAAGGATTAAATGAAATTTTACTTTACACTACCCTAAACGGAAAAGTAAAAGTAGAAATTTTCTTACACAATGAAAATATTTGGTTAACTCAACAAAAAATTGCCGATTTATTTGGAGTTGAAAGAAGTGTTGTAACAAAGCATTTACTAAATATTTACACCGAAAATGAATTAGTAAAAGAGTCAACTTGTGCAAAAATTGCACAAGTTCAAATCGAAGGCAATAGAACTGTTAACAGACAAGTAGAATTTTATAATCTCGATGCAATCATTTCTGTTGGCTACCGTGTAAACAGCACACAAGCAACACACTTTCGTATTTGGGCTACAGAACGTCTGAAAGAATATATTATAAAGGGTTTTACAATGGACGATGATCGCCTGAAAAACCCAAACAATATTTTTGGTAAAGATTATTTCGAAGAGCAGTTAGCACGTATTCGCGATATTCGCTCAAGTGAAAGACGTTTCTACCAAAAAATAACTGATATATATTCTCAATGCAGTGCCGATTACGATGTAAATACTCAAATAACAAAGGACTTTTTTGCAACAGTACAAAATAAATTACACTGGGCTATCACCGGTCAAACAGCAGCAGAGCTGATTGCTGCAAGAGCCAACAGCTCAAAAGAGAACATGGGTTTAACCAGTTGGAAAAATGCACCACAAGGCAATATCATAAAAACTGATGTTGGTATTGCAAAAAATTATCTAAACGAAACCGAACTTGACGGCTTAAACAGAATAGTAACAATGTATTTAGATTATGCCGAAACCCAGGCAAAAAAAGGCATAGTTATGTTTATGAAAAACTGGATTGAAAAATTAGATGCATTCTTGAAATTTAATGAAGAAGCAATATTAAAACATCAAGGCAAAGTTTCTCACGAAGTAGCTGTGAAATTAGCCGAACAAGAATACGAAAAATACCGCATCATTCAAGACAAACTTTATGAAAGCGATTTCGATAAAGAAGTAAAAAAAATAACTTCAAAGTCAACAAAAAAATTAAAAGAAAAATAA
- the smpB gene encoding SsrA-binding protein SmpB, with protein sequence MANNINIKNRKASFEYSLLEKFVAGIQLTGTEIKSIRTGKVSFVDSYCTFLKNELWVINLHISEYEYGSHYNHEPKRNRKLLLNKKELKKLYTKVKEKGFTIVPTFLFINEKGLAKLEIAVAKGKQLHDKREDIKRKDAEKEMRKQR encoded by the coding sequence ATGGCGAATAACATAAATATAAAAAATAGAAAAGCATCATTTGAATATAGTTTGCTCGAAAAATTCGTTGCAGGCATTCAGCTTACTGGAACCGAAATAAAATCGATAAGGACAGGGAAAGTAAGTTTTGTTGATTCTTATTGCACTTTTTTAAAAAATGAACTTTGGGTTATTAATCTTCATATTTCCGAGTATGAATACGGAAGTCATTATAATCACGAGCCGAAGCGAAACAGAAAATTACTTTTAAATAAAAAGGAATTAAAAAAATTATATACAAAAGTTAAAGAAAAAGGATTTACAATAGTTCCCACATTTTTATTTATAAACGAAAAAGGACTTGCCAAACTTGAAATTGCCGTTGCAAAAGGAAAACAGCTACATGACAAACGAGAGGATATTAAAAGAAAAGATGCTGAAAAGGAGATGAGAAAACAAAGGTGA